ACGTGACGTGATACGGTGCCAGGAAAGATCGGCCAATCAAGACGCGGTTTGTCTCGCTCTTCATGGCCATCCCATGAAGCTCGACCCAATCCCGAAAATCGAGTTCGGGAATGGAGAGTTCACCCGCAAAGACGGTGGCTTGTACTTCGGAGCCATCCGCAACGATCATAGTTTTAAGGTTGGTGGGCGTCAGCCCCAACCTGATCGGGATCCGCTTGTCGATGCAGATGACCGAAGCGCCGGTATCGATTAT
The genomic region above belongs to Brevundimonas goettingensis and contains:
- a CDS encoding retroviral-like aspartic protease family protein, whose protein sequence is MAFGSWVTGPLIDMTLFGANGSEEQALVGIIDTGASVICIDKRIPIRLGLTPTNLKTMIVADGSEVQATVFAGELSIPELDFRDWVELHGMAMKSETNRVLIGRSFLAPYHVTYSGPEERFHFAKTVAFQEAEQDG